TCGCGAGCATCGCCATCTAATCAATGATGAGTATCGCGACGACATTCGCAATACCACGTTATTTATTGAGCTTATGCGGGCCCCTTACGGCTTAACGGTTAACCTGAGACGAATGCTGCGCTGGGGCGTACTGGGACTTTATCTTCCAGAATTTGGCAAAATCACCGGGCAGATGCAGCACGACCTTTTCCACACCTATACCGTCGATGCTCACACTCTGTTGCTGGTGAAATTTTTGCGTTCGTTTAGTTACGAAGAAAACGCCGAACGCTTCCCCATTGCTTCCAAGGTGATGAAAAAACTGCCCAAACCCGAGTTGATCTACATTGCTGCCCTTTATCATGACATTGCCAAGGGACGAGGTGGCGATCATTCCGAACTGGGTGCCGTCGACGCGCGGGAATTCTGTCAACGTCACCACCTGAGCAAATGGGATGCCTCGCTGGTTGCCTGGCTGGTACAAATGCATTTGGTGATGTCCACCACCGCCCAACGGCAGGATCTGTCGGATCCCGATGTTATTAATGATTTCGCCAAACTGATGGGCGACCAGGTACGTCTCGACTACCTCTATGCGCTCACCGTAGCGGATATCAACGCCACCAATGCAACGCTCTGGAACAGCTGGCGCGCCTCCTTGCTGCGCCGTCTGTATAGCGAAACCAAACGCGCTTTACGGCGCGGTCTGGAAAACCCCTTTGATGCCCAGCAAGCCATCGAGGACACCCAGACCCAAGCCCGCAAGGAACTGCTGGACGAGCTGCAGGCCTCTGAAATCGATCAGGTGTGGAATACCCTGGGGGACGAATACTTCCTGCGTCATTCCGTGCGCGATGTGGTTTGGCACACCCAGAACATCGCTCGCCACACGAATGACAAGCCACTGGTACTGGTCCGGGAAACCACTGATCGAGCCTTTGAAGGCGGCACCAAAATTTTTATCTACACTCCCGACAGCGATGAGTTATTTGCGGCCAGTACGGCGGTTATTGATCAGCTGAACCTGGATATCCAGGATGCACGCATCATCACCTCCGATGCCGGTTACAGCTTCGATACCTTTATCGTCCTCGAGCTGGACGGATCCCCTATTGGTGATAACCCGGTGCGCATCAAGGAAATTGAAAGCACCCTGTCCGATGCCCTGCTGCACACGGAAGACTACGCTCTGGTCATTCGTCGTCGCACCCCTCGCCAACTCAAACACTTCAGTTATCCGGCTGAGATTACCCTCAGCAATGACCCACAACTCCAGCGAACCATTTTGGAAGTCGTCGCACCCGACCGACCCGGCTTGCTGGCGCTTATTGGACAGGTCTTTATGGATCTCGATCTCTCTATCCATAATGCAAAAATAGCCACACTGGGAGAACGCGTAGAGGACATCTTTACCATCAGTGACGCTCAGCAACGCGCTATCGAAGACCCTCAACAATGCCAACAAATCTGCGATACTCTGCGCGACGCCCTGGATGCCCATACCCAGGAAAATGTCTCAAAGAACCGTACTCTAACCAGCACCTCCCACTGAACCGATAACATGAACCCCGACCTGAAACAGTTACACCCTTACCCGTTTGAAAAACTGGGGCGGCTCAAGCAAGACTGTCAGCCACCAGCCGACAAAGCCCACATAGCACTGTCCATCGGTGAACCCAAACACGCCGCTCCCGATTTCGTCACCAGCTACCTGGCCGGCAACCTGGAAGGAGTCAGCAACTATCCGACCACCAAAGGCACTCGTGAACTCCGGAAAACGATTGCCAACTGGTTACAACAACGCTTTCAGCTCAACAATGCACCCGATGCCGAGCGTGAAGTATTACCGGTGAATGGAACTCGTGAAGCTCTGTTCGCTTTTACCCAGGCCGTGATCGACCGAACCCAACAACGCCCACTGGTATTAATGCCTTCACCCTTTTACCAAATTTACGAAGGCGCCAGCTTTCTCGCCGGAGCACAATGCCAGTATCTGCCTTGCGATGAAGGCAATGGCTTTTTGCCCGATTACGATGCCGTTAGCGAGCAGCAGTGGCAAGATTGTCAGTTACTATTTCTCTGTTCTCCAGGCAATCCGACCGGTGCCGTAACTCCCTTGCCG
The DNA window shown above is from Aestuariirhabdus haliotis and carries:
- a CDS encoding [protein-PII] uridylyltransferase produces the protein MNTGIDEQLFINELFNKGQFRAELVLSPTPIPAYKRCIKQAQETLDKWYREGRDIRMLVNARAWLVDQVLSLAWNHLDWGEKGDISLVAVGGYGRGELHPHSDIDLLILLRKDNHGRYRENIERFLTLLWDINLEVGQSVRSIKECTAEASKDLTIITNLIESRTLAGPELLREEMLKKVSSNKMWPSKLFLKEKFEEQRARHRKFNDTEYNLEPNVKNSPGGLRDTQMIMWVTRRHYGAQSAHDLVRLNFLTESEYQILAEGQAFLWRVRWGLHMLTGREEDRLLFDHQKHLAELFGHQDSSNSLAVEQFMQRYYQVVLGLAELNDLLLQHLDEVILSVDDDDKVITLNDRFQVRKNYIEVVNDDVFVKAPFALIEIFVLMTQNPFILGVRASTIRLIREHRHLINDEYRDDIRNTTLFIELMRAPYGLTVNLRRMLRWGVLGLYLPEFGKITGQMQHDLFHTYTVDAHTLLLVKFLRSFSYEENAERFPIASKVMKKLPKPELIYIAALYHDIAKGRGGDHSELGAVDAREFCQRHHLSKWDASLVAWLVQMHLVMSTTAQRQDLSDPDVINDFAKLMGDQVRLDYLYALTVADINATNATLWNSWRASLLRRLYSETKRALRRGLENPFDAQQAIEDTQTQARKELLDELQASEIDQVWNTLGDEYFLRHSVRDVVWHTQNIARHTNDKPLVLVRETTDRAFEGGTKIFIYTPDSDELFAASTAVIDQLNLDIQDARIITSDAGYSFDTFIVLELDGSPIGDNPVRIKEIESTLSDALLHTEDYALVIRRRTPRQLKHFSYPAEITLSNDPQLQRTILEVVAPDRPGLLALIGQVFMDLDLSIHNAKIATLGERVEDIFTISDAQQRAIEDPQQCQQICDTLRDALDAHTQENVSKNRTLTSTSH